One stretch of Syntrophorhabdaceae bacterium DNA includes these proteins:
- a CDS encoding ATPase, T2SS/T4P/T4SS family: MAEKIKPLILSIDDDPDIRRLLEQMLVGSGYEVLTAVSGKEALRIAKNLKPDLVILDVMMPEMNGYEVCMKLQEDKDTAYIPVIFLTSKDEEQDKAKAFAVGAVDYVTKPFKKQVILEKIKQHLNTKNKWIELKKEIKHHKVDVSVLDFKGFKDFITEELRLSETAKSKISVSISDMIYSILAKEGVPPNQVAMLIAKYCRLPYLPIIESEKVLLGVLPKPFSENYSVIAIGEGNRIDGYVMSNPFNWELLETLKKHSRSNEINIFITEPENIHSLLEYGETTADKKISLLEEKIKISNPLKKKALDVSDNEIEKRPIVHITNTILYSAVTERASDIHIEPKENHTVVRFRIDGDMRDMFSFNNMTGIMVVTRLKALGGLDITEKHKPQDGALEVVVDNRTFRLRLATTSTPFGESVIIRLLEPTVKQKDLRELGMTDDQVSIMIDFASRNQGLILIVGPTGSGKTTTIYSLLAKIDCQKRSLISVEDPVEYTIPFANQQQVNEKMGVTFEALLKSSVRQDPDILFIGEVRDPYSARVAVDFASTGHVTITTLHTSNATTAIFRFERLGITRGQMADTIIGIVAQRLLKKLCPYCKNIAPITDREKEMLRQYIDELPNEVAHPVGCPKCNNTGYFGREGIYEIIRFDPLISDMVRSNRSIAEIRSMARREGNYLISNHAVEKVKRLIFAPEDVYYKVLVEEIEEVEAPLPTPKEEIKQEKFVETGEIKKIKAEREQAPQAKPEILLVEDDLDMQRLISRYLDDGGFNVTVAGDGIDALMYLAQKRFNLVISDIEMPNLDGFKFLEIKNQKGIDVPVIFLTSKANQEDEIKGLELGALDFIKKPILKDLLLLRIKRILKG, from the coding sequence GACAAGGACACAGCCTATATACCTGTTATATTTCTTACATCTAAAGATGAGGAGCAAGATAAGGCAAAGGCATTTGCTGTAGGTGCAGTAGACTATGTCACAAAACCCTTTAAAAAACAAGTAATCCTCGAAAAGATAAAACAACATTTAAATACTAAAAATAAGTGGATTGAATTAAAAAAGGAGATAAAACACCATAAAGTAGATGTAAGTGTATTGGATTTCAAGGGATTTAAAGACTTTATCACCGAAGAATTGAGGCTCTCAGAAACGGCAAAGTCAAAGATTTCTGTTTCTATATCTGACATGATATATTCCATCCTTGCCAAGGAAGGGGTTCCACCAAACCAAGTGGCCATGCTTATAGCTAAATACTGCAGGCTTCCATATCTCCCCATTATAGAATCCGAAAAGGTTTTACTGGGGGTCTTACCAAAACCTTTCTCAGAAAATTATTCTGTTATTGCCATAGGTGAAGGAAACAGGATAGATGGATATGTTATGAGCAACCCTTTTAATTGGGAACTTTTGGAGACCTTAAAAAAACATTCAAGATCCAATGAAATAAATATATTTATAACAGAGCCTGAAAACATCCATAGTCTTCTTGAATACGGAGAGACAACAGCAGATAAAAAGATAAGCCTCCTTGAAGAGAAGATAAAGATCTCCAACCCTTTGAAAAAAAAGGCATTGGATGTTTCAGACAATGAGATAGAAAAACGGCCTATCGTTCATATTACTAATACTATACTTTATTCAGCGGTAACAGAGAGGGCAAGCGATATACACATAGAGCCTAAAGAGAACCATACGGTTGTCCGTTTTAGAATAGATGGCGATATGAGGGATATGTTTTCCTTTAATAATATGACGGGTATAATGGTGGTAACAAGGTTAAAGGCACTCGGTGGGCTTGATATTACCGAGAAGCATAAACCTCAGGATGGGGCATTGGAGGTAGTCGTGGATAATAGGACATTTAGATTGAGGCTTGCCACTACATCAACACCTTTTGGTGAAAGTGTAATCATAAGGCTCCTTGAACCTACTGTAAAACAGAAAGATTTGAGAGAACTCGGTATGACAGACGATCAAGTGTCTATAATGATTGATTTTGCCAGTAGAAATCAGGGATTAATTCTCATTGTTGGTCCTACAGGGTCAGGCAAGACAACAACTATATATAGCCTTTTGGCAAAGATAGATTGTCAGAAGAGAAGTCTTATTTCTGTCGAAGACCCTGTGGAATATACAATACCTTTTGCAAACCAGCAACAGGTGAATGAGAAGATGGGGGTTACATTTGAAGCACTCCTCAAATCCTCAGTAAGGCAGGACCCTGATATACTTTTCATTGGCGAGGTAAGAGACCCTTATTCAGCAAGGGTTGCTGTAGATTTTGCAAGCACAGGTCATGTGACTATTACAACGCTTCATACATCAAATGCCACAACAGCCATATTCCGTTTTGAAAGGCTTGGCATTACCAGAGGTCAGATGGCCGACACAATAATTGGCATTGTTGCTCAACGATTGCTTAAAAAACTATGTCCCTATTGTAAAAATATAGCCCCTATAACAGATAGAGAAAAGGAGATGTTGAGACAATATATAGATGAACTGCCCAATGAGGTGGCACATCCAGTTGGGTGCCCTAAATGTAATAACACAGGATATTTCGGTAGAGAGGGTATCTACGAGATAATACGCTTTGATCCACTAATTAGTGATATGGTGAGGTCTAATAGATCCATTGCCGAGATTAGATCTATGGCAAGAAGAGAAGGTAATTATCTCATAAGTAATCATGCAGTAGAAAAGGTAAAGAGACTAATCTTTGCCCCTGAAGATGTATATTACAAGGTTTTGGTGGAAGAGATAGAGGAAGTAGAAGCACCATTGCCAACACCAAAGGAAGAGATAAAACAGGAGAAGTTTGTAGAAACCGGGGAGATAAAAAAGATAAAGGCAGAAAGAGAACAAGCGCCCCAAGCAAAACCAGAGATTCTCCTTGTGGAAGATGACCTCGATATGCAGAGACTCATATCCCGCTATCTTGACGACGGTGGATTTAATGTCACTGTTGCCGGTGATGGTATCGATGCCCTCATGTATCTTGCCCAGAAGAGATTTAACCTTGTTATTTCTGATATAGAGATGCCAAACCTTGACGGTTTTAAATTTCTGGAGATTAAAAATCAAAAGGGCATAGATGTTCCTGTGATATTTTTAACCTCCAAGGCAAACCAGGAAGATGAAATAAAGGGGCTTGAATTAGGTGCCCTGGATTTTATCAAGAAGCCTATCCTAAAGGACCTATTGCTTTTGAGGATTAAAAGGATACTTAAGGGATAA